TGCTGTTCTCCACCACCTTCTGGCGCTGCTGGGGATCGAGGGTCGCGGCCCAGGCGATCGCCTCCTGGCCCGCGTGGACCTTCATGGCCTCGGCGAACGAGGCGGCGAGCGCTTGCTTGTCCTGGTCCTGGTAGTACTTGGTCTCGGCCTGGATCATGGCGGCCAGGCGGGCATCGTCCGCTTCCCGGTCCTTTTTCATGAGGGCGTGCAGACCGGTGTTCTGCTCGGAGGTCAGGGTCACGTCCTTGGCGATGGCGGCAAAGCCCTCGAACCTCAGCTTGCGCATGATGGGAGCGAGCCGCGCCTGGCTCTGGCCGAGCACCTCGATGGCCTTCTTGCGCTGCTCGTCCGAGAGCATCGCGTGCCCCTCGGCCACCGCGTCCGCCAGGGTCGGCGCGAGGTCGCGCCAGCGGCCCTCCATCTTCGTGACCAGGGCGCGCGCCGCGTCGGCATCGAAGGTCGGGGCGGCCACCAGGGTGCCGAGCTGGGCGTAGTCCGCCTTGATCCCCTCGAGGTCGAAGGCCTTGAGCCTCTTGAGCATCGCCTCGCGGAGCTGGGCTTTCTGCGCGTCGCTCAGGCCCATGGCGC
This genomic window from Pantanalinema sp. contains:
- a CDS encoding periplasmic heavy metal sensor, with amino-acid sequence MTRVARLALLASCLLAPQVSGCGKTAPPLSESRPPLQAPERMTVEASSGLDELKAYKQEAHRAMGLSDAQKAQLREAMLKRLKAFDLEGIKADYAQLGTLVAAPTFDADAARALVTKMEGRWRDLAPTLADAVAEGHAMLSDEQRKKAIEVLGQSQARLAPIMRKLRFEGFAAIAKDVTLTSEQNTGLHALMKKDREADDARLAAMIQAETKYYQDQDKQALAASFAEAMKVHAGQEAIAWAATLDPQQRQKVVENSKQYAARLLQAMGEMMKAL